The Calditerrivibrio nitroreducens DSM 19672 genome window below encodes:
- a CDS encoding DUF4912 domain-containing protein, translating to MIKESLEMVVLEALSKNELYEMAKAKNIRGRSKMSRDELIKALKDEVNSEMLVEKSKFDPIPSDMVGYGTKREEIEIVPQAKIDYRLPETYNYDMLMFLPIDAKRAYVCWEVTKSKLTEFVKDTNILNFKLVLKLVTNGMGEISRVKVDLNGNYFFSNPMLEDQEAWAEIGLELDGQFKTIMRSNSFKMPAERVSDRDDVLYMTVRENVEKIIHLSLKGMDRYYSSIELYKDVLKSISSKNNVEWR from the coding sequence ATGATTAAGGAGAGTTTAGAAATGGTTGTTTTAGAAGCACTTAGTAAAAATGAACTGTATGAGATGGCTAAAGCAAAAAATATAAGGGGAAGGTCGAAAATGTCCAGAGATGAGCTTATAAAGGCTTTAAAGGATGAGGTAAACTCTGAGATGCTCGTGGAAAAGTCAAAGTTTGATCCTATTCCTTCAGATATGGTGGGCTATGGTACAAAGAGGGAAGAGATTGAAATTGTTCCACAAGCAAAAATAGATTATAGATTACCTGAAACATACAATTACGATATGCTTATGTTTTTGCCCATCGATGCAAAAAGGGCGTACGTTTGTTGGGAGGTTACAAAATCAAAATTGACTGAATTTGTAAAAGATACTAATATCTTAAATTTCAAGCTGGTTTTAAAGCTGGTGACGAATGGTATGGGTGAGATATCCAGGGTGAAAGTTGACCTTAATGGGAATTATTTCTTCTCAAACCCTATGCTGGAGGATCAAGAGGCCTGGGCGGAGATAGGATTAGAATTGGATGGTCAGTTTAAAACTATAATGAGATCAAATAGTTTCAAAATGCCTGCCGAAAGAGTTTCTGATAGGGATGATGTGTTGTACATGACTGTAAGGGAAAATGTGGAGAAGATTATACATCTTTCACTTAAAGGAATGGATCGATATTACAGCAGTATAGAGCTTTATAAGGATGTATTAAAATCTATAAGTTCTAAAAATAACGTTGAGTGGAGATGA
- a CDS encoding type IV pilus twitching motility protein PilT yields the protein MSEMTENQETSKYSLQELLQKMIELDATDLHLTVGTPPVYRIHGDLVRFGTEILLPNDTKKICYGIMTEAQKKRFEEDQELDCSFGIKGVSRFRANFFMQRGAVAAAIRRIPYRVMTFEELGLPPVLKTLCEKPRGLVLVTGPTGSGKSTTLAAMIDKINSEQKVHIITIEDPIEYLHQHKEAMVNQREVNADTKSFAKALKYILRQDPDVVLIGEMRDLETIEAALTVAETGHLTFGTLHTNSAIQTINRIIDVFPPHQQSQVRAQLSFVLEGVVCQQLLQRADGKGRVMVCEVLIPNPGIRNLIREDKLHQIYSMMQSGQAEHGMITMSQSLFNAYAKGLITYDEAVNRAVYPEEVKQMIDRSGIRRR from the coding sequence ATGTCTGAGATGACTGAAAATCAAGAAACTAGTAAGTACTCCCTGCAGGAGTTATTGCAGAAGATGATAGAGCTTGATGCCACAGACCTACATCTTACGGTGGGCACTCCACCAGTTTATAGGATACACGGAGACCTGGTAAGATTTGGTACAGAGATTCTTCTGCCAAATGATACCAAAAAGATATGTTATGGTATTATGACTGAGGCACAGAAGAAGAGGTTTGAGGAGGATCAGGAGTTGGATTGCTCCTTTGGTATAAAAGGGGTTAGTAGATTTAGAGCAAACTTTTTTATGCAAAGGGGTGCTGTGGCTGCTGCAATAAGAAGAATCCCATATCGTGTAATGACTTTTGAAGAGCTTGGGTTGCCACCTGTTCTCAAGACCCTCTGTGAAAAACCAAGAGGTTTGGTTCTTGTAACTGGTCCCACCGGAAGTGGTAAGTCTACTACACTTGCAGCTATGATAGACAAAATAAATTCTGAACAAAAGGTACACATAATCACAATAGAAGACCCTATAGAGTATTTACATCAGCATAAAGAGGCAATGGTAAATCAGAGGGAGGTAAATGCTGATACTAAGTCGTTTGCCAAAGCGTTGAAATATATATTAAGGCAGGATCCTGATGTAGTGTTGATAGGTGAGATGAGGGATCTTGAAACTATAGAAGCTGCTCTTACAGTTGCAGAAACCGGACACCTTACTTTTGGAACCCTTCATACAAACAGTGCTATCCAGACTATAAATAGAATTATAGATGTTTTCCCGCCACACCAACAGTCACAGGTTAGAGCACAACTTTCTTTTGTTTTAGAGGGGGTTGTATGTCAACAGCTACTTCAAAGAGCTGATGGTAAAGGTAGGGTTATGGTATGCGAGGTTTTAATTCCTAATCCAGGTATTAGAAACCTTATAAGAGAAGATAAACTACATCAGATCTACTCTATGATGCAATCCGGTCAGGCGGAACATGGGATGATTACCATGAGTCAATCACTCTTTAACGCTTATGCTAAAGGGTTAATTACTTACGATGAAGCTGTAAATAGAGCAGTATATCCTGAAGAGGTTAAGCAGATGATTGATAGGTCTGGTATCAGAAGGAGATAA
- a CDS encoding histidine kinase dimerization/phospho-acceptor domain-containing protein, with translation MIDQKTNYVIISIRLFIYVVTFFFSNALADIFRSEINTILFINIGLVVVFFSLMVVFLSKVISPKVSFYIQAVFDLIITSYLILNTGYLDSPYILFFAVVIIYMSFYEGFNGGIVGVLTVVIIFSFLFIVKSNLFVPYYYNFKYFMLLTEYVLSFLLIVFLVSLLNKKYKKQLLESEKYRDRLAELTNLHQAILENVDFGVMLIDSNKIVLSANSSARKIFDIQNLEGMRINDLLKIEFPEGVVKFENKFIGYKLSPFRDPKGLLTANLFIFQDVSEKEQLKLKLEEERRLADLGRFSSVLAHEIKNPLGAIKGALQLLLRDIRGDDRLVQIVMRELNRLDLILGNMLIISKDNLKKSDNIKVKDILDDFIYYIKNSGIFENLVIKSDLEDHFRLPLSESEFKQIIWNLLLNSYEIKNDAFIAIYNKDNKMIYQDNGPGVDEAIIENFGRPFFTTKSSGTGLGIYTIFKICEKNGISFKVFSNKEFNGFKIEFSV, from the coding sequence ATGATAGATCAAAAAACAAATTATGTTATTATCTCCATCAGACTCTTTATATATGTAGTAACATTCTTTTTTAGCAATGCATTAGCAGATATTTTCAGAAGTGAAATAAATACCATTTTATTTATAAATATCGGTTTGGTGGTGGTATTTTTTTCACTGATGGTGGTTTTTCTAAGCAAAGTGATAAGCCCCAAGGTGTCCTTTTACATTCAAGCTGTTTTTGATTTAATAATTACATCTTATCTCATCCTGAATACTGGTTATCTGGATAGTCCGTATATACTTTTTTTTGCCGTTGTTATCATCTATATGAGTTTTTATGAAGGGTTCAACGGAGGGATTGTAGGTGTTTTAACGGTGGTAATAATTTTTTCTTTTTTATTTATAGTTAAGAGTAATCTTTTTGTACCTTATTATTACAACTTCAAATATTTTATGCTTCTAACCGAGTATGTGTTGTCATTTTTATTGATCGTTTTTCTGGTAAGTCTGCTCAATAAAAAATATAAAAAGCAGCTTCTGGAAAGCGAAAAATATAGGGATAGATTAGCTGAGCTTACAAATTTACATCAGGCAATTCTTGAAAATGTTGACTTTGGAGTGATGCTTATCGACAGTAATAAAATTGTCTTATCAGCAAACAGTAGCGCAAGGAAGATATTTGATATTCAAAATCTGGAGGGTATGCGTATTAATGATTTACTTAAAATTGAATTCCCGGAAGGTGTTGTAAAATTTGAAAATAAATTTATAGGGTATAAATTAAGCCCTTTTAGAGATCCGAAAGGGCTTTTAACTGCTAATCTTTTTATATTTCAGGATGTTTCTGAAAAAGAGCAACTCAAATTAAAATTGGAAGAGGAAAGAAGGCTTGCGGATCTTGGAAGATTTTCCTCTGTATTGGCCCATGAGATAAAAAATCCTCTTGGAGCTATCAAAGGGGCACTACAGCTACTTTTGAGAGATATTCGAGGGGATGATAGACTGGTGCAGATCGTCATGAGGGAGTTGAATAGGCTTGATCTTATATTAGGAAATATGCTGATTATCTCAAAGGATAATCTTAAAAAAAGTGATAACATAAAGGTAAAAGATATCCTCGATGATTTCATCTACTATATTAAAAACAGTGGGATTTTTGAAAATCTTGTGATAAAATCAGATTTAGAAGATCACTTCAGGTTGCCACTTTCTGAAAGTGAATTTAAACAGATAATATGGAATCTGTTGCTCAATTCATATGAGATTAAAAATGATGCATTTATAGCTATTTATAATAAAGATAATAAAATGATATATCAGGATAATGGTCCTGGTGTGGATGAGGCCATAATTGAAAATTTTGGAAGACCTTTTTTTACTACGAAAAGTAGCGGTACGGGTCTTGGTATATATACAATTTTTAAAATATGTGAGAAAAATGGAATATCTTTTAAGGTGTTTTCCAACAAAGAGTTTAATGGATTTAAAATAGAATTTAGCGTATAA
- a CDS encoding galactose-1-phosphate uridylyltransferase gives MQLRYDPIKKRWVVFAPERGERGDYLILQKEVEDDPEYCPFCPGHESYTGRSLHEDTGIIDGKKVWLTRVIPNKFPLLKVEETDGIKQYGPYAYSSRLGAHEVIIDSRTHGLKIFDYQMDDFIRLFNAVIVRISDLRKDVRLKYITMIKNCGKVAGATLSHPHSQIVAFPFLPNEVKNIWKNLYEYYYVNNRCLVCDILNFELEKKERIIVKNDFFVAYSPYAPRHSFEVHVVPVIHTNDFIGLKDYEKVKLAEVMIDVLKRYNVALDGASLNINLINTACNIDIPELEFSKYKERFFHWYIELIPRINRIGGIEKGTGVYVNPFLPEKCTEILSGINII, from the coding sequence ATGCAGCTTAGATATGATCCTATAAAAAAAAGATGGGTAGTTTTTGCACCGGAAAGGGGTGAAAGGGGTGATTATCTGATACTCCAAAAGGAGGTGGAGGATGATCCTGAATACTGCCCATTCTGCCCTGGACATGAATCGTATACCGGTAGAAGCCTACATGAGGATACTGGAATAATTGATGGGAAGAAAGTCTGGCTCACCAGGGTCATACCAAATAAATTTCCTCTATTAAAGGTTGAAGAGACAGATGGTATAAAGCAGTATGGACCTTACGCCTACTCTTCAAGACTTGGTGCCCATGAAGTGATCATCGATTCAAGAACTCATGGGTTAAAAATTTTTGATTATCAGATGGATGATTTTATCAGATTGTTTAATGCTGTCATTGTAAGAATAAGCGATTTAAGAAAAGATGTGAGATTAAAATATATTACCATGATAAAAAATTGTGGGAAAGTGGCAGGTGCAACCCTTTCCCATCCCCATTCTCAAATTGTGGCATTCCCTTTTTTGCCAAACGAAGTGAAGAATATATGGAAGAATCTTTATGAATATTATTATGTGAATAATAGATGTTTGGTCTGTGATATCCTCAATTTTGAATTGGAAAAAAAAGAAAGAATAATTGTTAAAAACGATTTTTTTGTTGCCTATTCACCTTATGCCCCAAGGCATTCTTTTGAAGTTCATGTTGTACCTGTAATTCATACGAATGATTTTATTGGTTTAAAAGATTACGAGAAAGTAAAACTTGCTGAAGTCATGATTGATGTTTTAAAGAGGTATAATGTGGCACTGGATGGTGCATCTTTGAATATAAACCTAATAAATACCGCATGCAACATAGATATACCAGAACTTGAGTTTTCAAAATATAAGGAACGTTTTTTCCACTGGTATATAGAATTGATTCCCAGAATCAACCGTATAGGTGGAATAGAAAAGGGCACCGGCGTTTATGTAAATCCTTTTCTTCCGGAGAAATGTACAGAGATCCTATCAGGTATTAACATTATTTAA
- the pilB gene encoding type IV-A pilus assembly ATPase PilB, which produces MISTKIGAILLSENLITEEQLAKAIEVQKKEGGRLGSILVKLGFVDEGKIAEFLSQQYGVPYVDLKSKQIDPKVLSIIPKDLCRKYMVVPFDRAGNVLSVAIADPSNAYALEDLRFITGYTIKPFVAVESSINAILEAESSTDLAVSNIIEDSFELDELEIEEISEKEISVDALRKEVEDTPIVKFVNYILHEAIKRGASDIHVEPYEKEFRIRLRVDGVLYDLVKPPRNIKDAVISRLKILADLDIAEKRLPQDGRIKLKLPNKSVDMRVSTLPVLFGEKVVLRLLDKSNLQLDLEKLGFEPSSLERFIKGIESPYGMVLVTGPTGSGKSTTLYSALSRLNKVDVNIMTAEDPVEYNIFGINQVQIKDEIGLNFASALRSFLRQDPDIIMVGEIRDYETAEIAIKAALTGHLVLSTLHTNDAPSTINRLLNMGIEPFLVASSTVVILAQRLARRICSKCAEKVKIPAEALLSVGFRKDELDSFVPMKGKGCDACGGTGYKGRLALYEVMTVSEGIRELILRGANANELKKAAIEEGMITLRRSGLEKIKKGITTLEEVVRVTFAD; this is translated from the coding sequence ATGATATCTACAAAAATAGGAGCAATATTATTAAGTGAAAACTTAATTACAGAAGAGCAGCTTGCTAAAGCAATCGAAGTTCAGAAGAAGGAAGGGGGACGTTTAGGTTCTATACTTGTAAAGCTGGGTTTTGTTGACGAAGGAAAGATAGCTGAGTTTTTAAGCCAACAATATGGTGTACCTTATGTCGATCTAAAGTCCAAACAGATAGATCCAAAGGTGCTTTCCATAATACCCAAAGATCTTTGTAGAAAGTATATGGTGGTACCCTTTGATAGGGCTGGGAATGTATTAAGCGTAGCCATTGCAGATCCCTCCAATGCTTATGCCCTTGAGGATCTTAGATTTATTACTGGATATACGATAAAACCTTTCGTTGCAGTGGAGTCAAGTATCAATGCTATCCTTGAAGCTGAATCATCCACAGACCTTGCTGTAAGCAACATTATTGAAGATTCATTTGAACTGGATGAACTTGAAATTGAAGAAATATCAGAAAAAGAGATTTCTGTTGATGCTTTAAGGAAAGAGGTGGAAGATACTCCAATCGTTAAATTTGTAAACTATATTTTACATGAAGCCATAAAGCGAGGAGCATCAGATATACATGTGGAACCTTATGAAAAAGAGTTTAGAATAAGATTGAGGGTTGATGGGGTATTATATGACCTGGTCAAACCACCAAGAAATATAAAAGATGCCGTAATTTCTAGACTTAAGATACTTGCAGATCTGGATATTGCAGAAAAGAGGCTTCCTCAGGATGGTAGAATAAAGTTGAAACTACCAAATAAATCAGTGGATATGAGGGTTTCTACGTTACCTGTTCTTTTTGGTGAAAAAGTGGTTCTCCGTCTCCTGGATAAAAGTAATCTCCAGCTTGATTTGGAAAAATTGGGATTTGAGCCCAGCTCACTTGAAAGATTTATCAAAGGTATAGAATCCCCCTATGGTATGGTTTTAGTTACAGGGCCCACAGGTAGTGGTAAGTCCACGACGCTATACTCTGCTTTGAGCAGACTTAATAAGGTTGATGTGAACATAATGACGGCTGAAGATCCAGTGGAGTATAATATTTTTGGTATTAATCAGGTTCAGATAAAGGATGAGATAGGTCTTAACTTTGCATCTGCCCTAAGATCTTTTTTAAGACAGGACCCGGATATAATAATGGTGGGGGAGATAAGAGATTACGAAACTGCAGAAATTGCCATCAAGGCGGCACTGACAGGACACCTTGTGTTATCCACTTTGCATACAAATGATGCCCCAAGCACTATAAATAGGCTTCTTAATATGGGTATAGAACCGTTTCTTGTGGCTTCCTCCACAGTGGTTATACTTGCCCAGAGGCTTGCCAGGAGGATATGCTCTAAATGTGCAGAAAAAGTAAAGATACCTGCAGAGGCATTATTGAGTGTGGGGTTTAGAAAGGATGAGCTTGATAGCTTTGTTCCAATGAAAGGGAAAGGCTGTGATGCATGCGGTGGGACAGGTTACAAAGGTAGATTGGCGTTGTATGAGGTGATGACTGTGAGTGAAGGGATAAGGGAGCTAATTCTGAGAGGTGCAAATGCCAATGAACTAAAAAAGGCTGCAATAGAAGAAGGTATGATAACCCTCAGAAGAAGTGGGCTTGAAAAGATTAAAAAAGGTATTACAACCCTTGAAGAGGTTGTAAGAGTTACTTTTGCGGATTAG
- the aroE gene encoding shikimate dehydrogenase has translation MYKNFGLIGKPISHSISPKIHNIFLYTNRLNGGYCCFELEDSQLPDVIDLFKKMHFTGFNVTLPYKERIIDFLDGLESDAEKIGAVNTVKIENGKLIGYNTDIFGIRETFKFYNVDLSKKVIVVLGAGGAARGLLYELRNHDYEELIIVNRTVEKGFLIAEEFEIKKYSVKDLNSFDYSKKYDIIINSSSAGLSGGAVFGDLKADVAFDMQYDLEKKTIFLEKVDCKRGFDGLVMLVGQAYKAFCIWNGFDFSINYDEVIKML, from the coding sequence ATGTATAAAAACTTTGGATTGATAGGAAAACCTATTTCCCATAGTATCTCTCCTAAGATCCATAATATTTTCTTGTATACCAATAGGCTTAATGGTGGCTACTGTTGTTTTGAGTTGGAGGATTCGCAGCTTCCTGATGTAATAGATCTTTTTAAAAAGATGCATTTTACAGGTTTTAACGTTACTCTACCATATAAAGAGAGAATCATCGACTTTTTGGATGGATTGGAAAGTGATGCTGAAAAGATAGGAGCTGTTAATACGGTGAAGATTGAAAATGGTAAATTAATTGGGTATAACACAGACATATTTGGGATAAGGGAGACGTTTAAATTTTATAATGTTGACTTAAGTAAAAAGGTGATTGTTGTTTTAGGTGCTGGGGGAGCCGCCAGAGGATTACTATACGAATTAAGAAATCATGATTATGAAGAATTGATTATTGTCAATAGAACTGTTGAAAAAGGTTTTTTAATAGCTGAAGAATTTGAAATAAAGAAATATTCTGTAAAGGATTTAAATTCTTTTGATTATTCAAAAAAATATGATATAATTATAAATAGTAGTAGTGCAGGTTTGTCTGGTGGTGCTGTTTTTGGGGATTTGAAAGCGGATGTTGCTTTTGATATGCAGTACGATTTAGAGAAAAAAACTATTTTTTTGGAAAAAGTGGATTGTAAAAGAGGTTTTGATGGATTGGTGATGCTTGTAGGACAGGCTTATAAGGCATTCTGTATCTGGAACGGTTTTGATTTTTCGATAAATTATGATGAAGTTATTAAGATGCTTTAG
- a CDS encoding type II secretion system F family protein, whose product MIGLVSEGDNKKLLLEVVVAKFNYVAVDATGNEIKGEIEGKNKDDVIKALKMRRMTVKEVKRDWKSLEISFGDKIKDEDIVIITRQLSTMISAGLPIMKALDIIASQASKKSVREMFEDIKSQIEQGAPFSRGLEKYRNVFGDLYINMVRAGEAGGLLDNVLDRLAGYMEKAISLKRKVKAAMMYPSIVLTVAVVVVWGLMVFIIPKFKEMYEGFGGTLPALTQFTINLSNFLSSWYGGGLILAFIVISIITIRILYKKSEKGRYTIDQLLLKIPKIGDLLKKVAVSKFSRTLGTLLNSGVPILEALDIVAKTSGNKVIEKHLMRSKTDIESGKNIVYPLEKAGVFPPMVTQMISVGEETGALDQMLTKIADFYDDEVDRAVEGLTKLVEPMLMLFVGGAVGFVIIAMYLPIFKMGSVVGG is encoded by the coding sequence TTGATAGGTCTGGTATCAGAAGGAGATAATAAAAAGCTACTGCTGGAGGTAGTTGTGGCAAAGTTTAATTATGTGGCAGTTGATGCAACTGGTAACGAAATTAAAGGGGAAATTGAGGGGAAAAATAAAGATGATGTCATAAAAGCCCTCAAGATGAGGAGAATGACGGTAAAAGAGGTCAAAAGGGACTGGAAAAGTCTTGAGATCTCTTTCGGTGATAAAATAAAAGATGAAGATATTGTTATTATCACCCGACAGCTTTCCACCATGATCAGTGCTGGGCTTCCGATTATGAAGGCCCTTGATATCATTGCAAGTCAGGCCAGTAAAAAAAGTGTAAGGGAGATGTTTGAAGACATTAAAAGTCAGATTGAGCAGGGGGCACCTTTCAGCAGGGGGTTGGAAAAATACAGAAATGTTTTTGGTGACCTATATATAAACATGGTTAGGGCAGGAGAAGCTGGAGGATTACTTGATAATGTTCTGGATAGGTTAGCCGGGTATATGGAAAAGGCAATATCCTTGAAGAGAAAGGTGAAAGCAGCCATGATGTATCCTTCAATTGTTTTAACGGTGGCTGTCGTTGTTGTTTGGGGGCTTATGGTATTTATTATTCCAAAATTTAAAGAGATGTATGAGGGTTTTGGCGGTACACTTCCAGCTCTAACGCAGTTTACTATAAACTTAAGTAATTTTTTGTCAAGCTGGTATGGTGGAGGATTGATTCTGGCTTTCATAGTTATTTCCATCATTACTATTAGAATCCTTTATAAGAAGAGTGAAAAAGGTAGATACACGATAGATCAACTTCTTTTAAAAATTCCCAAAATCGGTGATCTTTTGAAGAAGGTTGCCGTATCCAAATTCTCCAGAACATTGGGTACTCTTTTGAATAGTGGTGTGCCGATACTTGAAGCACTTGATATTGTGGCAAAGACAAGCGGCAATAAGGTTATTGAAAAACACCTAATGAGAAGTAAGACAGATATAGAATCTGGTAAAAATATAGTTTATCCTCTCGAAAAGGCTGGTGTTTTCCCTCCTATGGTTACCCAGATGATTTCTGTGGGTGAAGAGACGGGGGCCCTTGATCAGATGTTAACCAAGATTGCGGATTTTTATGATGATGAGGTTGACAGAGCAGTTGAAGGGCTTACAAAATTAGTGGAGCCTATGCTGATGTTATTTGTTGGGGGTGCAGTGGGTTTTGTTATAATTGCCATGTATCTTCCTATATTCAAGATGGGTAGCGTTGTTGGTGGATGA
- a CDS encoding alpha-amylase/4-alpha-glucanotransferase domain-containing protein, producing MTLSFLFGIHCHQPVDNFKHIVDEVTLKSYLPFIESASKYKKFNFAVHFSGWLLEFIKNNHTGLFKTFQKLSDEGQVEFFSGGFYEPVLSAIPKRDRIGQIKKLNQFIYNNFGQKPRGLWLTERVWDPSIIPDLAECGIEYIVVDDYHFISMGFHKDSLYGYFVTEQDGVKMNIFPIDQKLRYIIPFKEPEEILSYTDEIVEKGGKSAIIFDDGEKFGVWPKTYEWVYEKGWLKRFFESFIDRKGIVFKHFYQFVQENKPLGLAYLPLTSYKEMGEWSLFADKFTQMERFISFVKRSEFADVADIFVKGAHWKNFFVKYPESNHIHKRILKISEKAKELKNDYLDDLLFRAECNDVLWHGIFGGIYLPNLRDNAFRYIIKAEKEIEKMEKLPDVTMDDLLLDGYGTATLRNDKVNLLFTAKHGGQLKSFDIKAFEINILNTLSRRWEGYHDALLSSDKVSDEELSTGITTIHEMKVSLDEDIKKQIAFDWYDRNSFVDHFVESFISDDIAMTRYRELGDFANQPFDMERKDGAVSFKRSGGIYLDKRYDTFLEKQFSLEDDKLHFSISIDTDFDGDLWYLMEMNFHFFEYKNLTINKKAFKKSFDTTTKKIEIDAGNISLKIVLNKSTDMFAYKVDTVHQSEQGVDFTTQGVAFVFPFKFSNTLKLKGDIYF from the coding sequence ATGACTCTTTCATTTCTTTTTGGTATACATTGTCATCAACCAGTTGATAATTTTAAACATATAGTTGATGAGGTGACGTTAAAGAGTTATTTACCTTTTATTGAAAGTGCATCTAAATATAAAAAATTTAATTTTGCGGTGCATTTTAGTGGATGGTTGCTGGAATTTATAAAAAATAACCACACCGGTCTTTTTAAGACATTTCAAAAGTTATCCGATGAAGGTCAGGTGGAGTTTTTTTCTGGTGGGTTTTATGAACCTGTACTTTCTGCAATTCCAAAGAGGGACAGGATAGGTCAGATAAAAAAGTTAAACCAGTTTATCTACAACAATTTTGGGCAGAAACCCAGAGGTTTGTGGCTTACAGAAAGGGTATGGGACCCTTCCATCATTCCCGATCTGGCGGAGTGTGGAATAGAGTATATTGTGGTGGATGATTATCATTTTATATCTATGGGTTTTCATAAAGACTCACTCTATGGCTACTTTGTGACGGAACAGGATGGTGTAAAGATGAATATATTCCCGATAGATCAGAAGCTCAGGTATATAATCCCTTTTAAAGAGCCGGAAGAGATTTTAAGCTACACCGATGAAATAGTGGAAAAGGGGGGTAAATCCGCAATAATTTTTGATGATGGGGAAAAGTTTGGTGTATGGCCAAAGACTTACGAGTGGGTGTATGAAAAGGGTTGGCTTAAGAGGTTTTTTGAGTCATTTATCGATAGAAAGGGTATCGTTTTTAAACATTTTTATCAGTTTGTTCAGGAAAACAAACCTTTGGGGCTTGCTTACCTACCTCTTACTTCTTATAAAGAGATGGGAGAATGGTCGTTGTTTGCCGATAAATTTACCCAGATGGAGCGGTTTATCTCTTTTGTTAAGAGGTCTGAATTTGCAGATGTGGCTGATATATTTGTGAAAGGTGCCCACTGGAAAAACTTTTTTGTAAAGTACCCTGAAAGTAATCATATACATAAAAGAATACTTAAAATATCAGAAAAAGCTAAAGAGCTGAAAAACGATTATCTGGACGATCTCCTATTTAGAGCTGAGTGCAACGATGTCCTCTGGCATGGGATCTTTGGAGGTATCTATCTTCCAAACCTCAGAGATAATGCTTTCAGATACATCATAAAGGCCGAAAAGGAGATCGAAAAGATGGAAAAGCTACCTGATGTGACGATGGATGATCTTCTGCTGGATGGATATGGGACGGCAACGCTAAGAAATGATAAAGTCAACCTCCTATTTACAGCTAAACATGGAGGTCAACTCAAAAGCTTTGATATCAAAGCTTTTGAAATAAACATCCTAAATACCCTCTCCCGAAGGTGGGAAGGGTACCATGATGCATTGTTAAGTAGTGATAAGGTATCCGATGAAGAACTATCAACAGGGATCACGACAATCCATGAGATGAAGGTTTCACTTGATGAAGATATAAAAAAACAGATAGCATTCGACTGGTATGATAGAAATTCATTTGTGGATCATTTTGTGGAAAGTTTTATATCTGATGACATTGCTATGACCAGGTATAGAGAACTGGGGGATTTTGCTAATCAGCCTTTTGACATGGAGCGAAAGGATGGAGCCGTATCCTTTAAAAGGTCAGGTGGGATCTATCTGGATAAAAGGTATGATACATTCCTTGAAAAACAGTTTAGCTTGGAAGATGATAAGCTTCATTTTTCAATATCCATTGATACAGATTTCGATGGTGATTTGTGGTATTTGATGGAGATGAACTTTCATTTTTTTGAATACAAAAATTTGACTATCAATAAAAAAGCCTTTAAAAAAAGCTTTGACACAACCACTAAAAAGATCGAAATAGATGCAGGTAATATTTCATTGAAAATAGTGCTGAATAAGAGTACAGATATGTTTGCTTATAAGGTGGATACTGTTCACCAGAGTGAGCAGGGGGTTGATTTTACCACACAGGGGGTAGCCTTTGTATTTCCTTTTAAATTTTCTAATACGTTGAAATTAAAAGGTGATATATATTTTTGA